A genomic segment from Chloroflexota bacterium encodes:
- the fliF gene encoding flagellar M-ring protein FliF — protein sequence MLAALPAPRDARGMWLNLSRNQRLSLGFIGIAAVVVILAFVTLSRPAEYQAAFTNLREEDAAAIVAKLKESKIPYELADNGTIKVPAAQVQDAKLMIASSGVVKAGGGAGFEIFAQPHFGLTEFAEKINYQRALEGELGRSIGRLEAVEMARVHLTLPEQSLFVSQKKDPTAAAVVQLKQGRKLDESQVQGIVQLIAGSVEGLKAEGVTVMDTAGNVLSIKGADSDPTRKQNTRQEVQRQLEQRLTDEVKTMLTPLVGPDKAVVRVNADLDWDQYEANSETFSPNQKAPQVRSRREISESAAQGTATAGGVPGADRNVPGYPTQGAGQAGNAQNEKRDVTTNYELSRTVEKTTRTPGAIRRLNVAVALDSEVIADPAQADAISRLVATAAGLDTNRGDLVTLTSLPFNAVGAAKPAELAEQARQREMMLSIARMVAMVLGPLLVVGMIWLALRRSRPKSEKPEIKDVAQKNGAKVNTELTAEQQLAALPKPEKDPEQLRIEKELQQMAKLDPKTMATLIRSWMAEDKLGNAK from the coding sequence ATGCTGGCAGCACTCCCCGCACCGCGTGACGCCCGAGGCATGTGGCTCAACCTGAGCCGCAACCAGCGCCTCTCGCTCGGGTTCATCGGCATCGCTGCCGTCGTCGTGATCCTGGCGTTCGTCACTCTGTCACGACCGGCCGAGTACCAGGCGGCGTTCACGAACCTGCGTGAAGAAGACGCTGCCGCCATTGTCGCCAAGCTCAAGGAATCGAAGATCCCCTACGAGCTGGCGGACAACGGGACCATCAAGGTGCCTGCCGCGCAAGTGCAGGACGCGAAGCTGATGATCGCCTCGTCTGGGGTGGTCAAGGCCGGCGGAGGCGCCGGCTTCGAGATCTTCGCGCAGCCCCACTTCGGGCTGACGGAGTTCGCCGAGAAGATCAACTATCAGCGCGCACTCGAGGGCGAGCTGGGCCGCAGCATCGGCCGCCTCGAAGCCGTCGAGATGGCGCGCGTGCACCTGACCCTCCCCGAACAGAGCCTCTTCGTCAGCCAGAAGAAGGATCCGACCGCCGCGGCCGTGGTCCAGTTGAAGCAGGGGCGCAAGCTGGACGAGTCCCAGGTGCAGGGCATCGTGCAGCTCATCGCCGGCAGTGTTGAAGGGCTCAAGGCAGAGGGCGTGACGGTCATGGACACGGCCGGCAACGTCCTCTCGATCAAGGGCGCAGACTCCGACCCGACCCGCAAGCAGAACACCCGCCAGGAAGTCCAGCGGCAGCTCGAGCAGCGCCTGACCGACGAGGTCAAGACGATGCTGACGCCGCTCGTCGGCCCAGACAAGGCGGTGGTGCGGGTCAACGCCGATCTTGACTGGGACCAGTACGAGGCGAACAGCGAGACGTTCTCGCCGAACCAGAAGGCCCCCCAGGTCCGCAGCCGCCGCGAGATCTCCGAGAGCGCGGCTCAGGGCACCGCCACCGCTGGCGGTGTCCCGGGCGCTGACCGGAACGTCCCCGGCTACCCGACCCAGGGCGCGGGCCAGGCTGGTAACGCCCAGAACGAGAAGCGCGACGTCACCACCAACTACGAGCTGTCCCGAACTGTCGAGAAGACCACCCGTACCCCCGGTGCGATTCGCCGCCTGAATGTCGCGGTGGCCCTCGACAGCGAGGTCATCGCCGATCCGGCCCAGGCCGACGCGATCAGCCGCCTGGTGGCCACGGCCGCCGGCCTCGACACCAACCGTGGCGATCTCGTCACGCTCACCAGCCTGCCATTCAACGCCGTGGGCGCCGCCAAGCCGGCCGAGCTGGCCGAGCAGGCTCGCCAGCGCGAGATGATGCTCTCCATCGCCCGGATGGTCGCGATGGTCCTCGGCCCGCTGCTGGTGGTCGGCATGATCTGGCTGGCCCTGCGCCGCAGCCGCCCGAAGTCCGAGAAGCCTGAGATCAAGGATGTCGCCCAGAAGAACGGCGCGAAGGTCAACACCGAGCTGACCGCCGAGCAACAGCTGGCCGCCCTGCCCAAGCCTGAGAAGGATCCTGAGCAGCTACGCATCGAGAAGGAGCTGCAGCAGATGGCCAAGCTCGACCCGAAGACCATGGCGACCCTGATCCGCTCCTGGATGGCCGAAGACAAGCTGGGGAATGCAAAGTAG
- a CDS encoding sortase has translation MSRRAFLAFALAGLAAAACGPTEQIVYVERATATPLPPAKPTVAPEPTMLTAPAQRQGPIQLPIPVRSGPAAAVSAQNQVIPALQMRSRPYSNRLQAPERLMIPNIDLDAKVVPVTTKTDDKGNILWETAAFAVGHHKGSAMAGENGNVVLSGHISSPREGAIFKNLPKVEAGMGVIVGTADRQYLYTVVDTRVVTPDRVEVLDPSDKAIITMLTCVPDGIYSHRLVVRAEAV, from the coding sequence TTGAGCCGCCGAGCGTTTCTGGCGTTCGCGCTCGCCGGGCTGGCCGCGGCGGCCTGCGGCCCGACGGAGCAGATCGTCTACGTCGAGCGGGCGACGGCCACGCCGCTGCCGCCAGCCAAACCGACCGTCGCCCCCGAGCCGACGATGCTGACGGCTCCGGCCCAGCGCCAGGGCCCGATCCAGCTGCCGATCCCGGTGCGGTCCGGCCCGGCCGCTGCCGTTTCCGCGCAGAACCAGGTCATCCCGGCGTTGCAGATGCGGTCACGCCCGTACAGCAACCGGCTCCAGGCGCCCGAGCGGCTGATGATCCCGAACATCGACCTGGATGCGAAAGTCGTCCCAGTCACCACGAAGACGGACGACAAGGGCAACATCCTCTGGGAGACGGCGGCGTTCGCGGTCGGGCACCACAAGGGCTCGGCGATGGCCGGCGAGAACGGGAACGTGGTGCTGTCCGGACACATCAGCAGCCCGCGCGAGGGCGCGATCTTCAAGAACCTGCCGAAAGTCGAAGCTGGCATGGGCGTGATCGTGGGTACAGCCGACCGGCAGTACCTGTACACCGTCGTGGACACGCGGGTGGTGACGCCGGACCGGGTCGAGGTGCTCGATCCGTCGGACAAGGCCATCATCACGATGCTGACGTGCGTACCCGACGGGATCTACTCGCACCGGCTGGTGGTCCGCGCCGAAGCGGTCTGA
- the fliG gene encoding flagellar motor switch protein FliG: protein MRGKEKAAILLIALGPEASANVLKELRENEIEALTMQVFATEQIKEDTRKSVLKDCYQLALAHGYLTNGGAQYAEEMLAKALGSEKASEIMARLLSTVRPKHFDFLKDTDPYQLVNFIQDEQPQAIALILSHLPPVEAAKILAILQPEQRAEVAMRIATMERTPPEVIEGVESVLRRRVSTILQSDYSTAGGVEHLAALLGNVDRSTERVILDHLDKNAPELATEVRKLTFTFDNLIQLDDPSIQRVLREVDAKDLAMALRGIAEELREKIFKNLSTRAAEMLREDMAVSGPARMRQVEEAQQRIVAIVRRLEESGDLVIQRGNDDVLV from the coding sequence ATGCGAGGCAAAGAGAAGGCTGCAATCCTGCTGATCGCGCTCGGGCCTGAAGCGAGCGCCAACGTGCTCAAGGAGCTGCGCGAGAACGAGATCGAAGCCCTGACCATGCAGGTGTTCGCCACCGAGCAGATCAAAGAGGACACGCGCAAGTCGGTCCTGAAGGACTGCTATCAGCTCGCTCTCGCACACGGCTACCTGACGAACGGCGGCGCGCAGTACGCCGAGGAGATGCTCGCGAAGGCGCTCGGGTCCGAGAAGGCCTCGGAGATCATGGCCCGCCTGCTCTCGACGGTCCGTCCCAAGCACTTCGACTTCCTCAAGGACACGGACCCCTACCAGCTGGTCAACTTCATCCAGGACGAGCAGCCGCAGGCCATCGCCCTGATCCTCTCGCACCTCCCGCCCGTCGAAGCGGCCAAGATCCTGGCGATCCTCCAGCCCGAGCAGCGGGCCGAGGTCGCCATGCGGATCGCCACGATGGAGCGCACGCCGCCTGAGGTCATCGAGGGCGTGGAGTCCGTCCTGCGCCGCCGCGTCTCCACCATCCTCCAGAGCGACTACTCCACCGCCGGCGGCGTGGAGCACCTGGCCGCCCTGCTGGGCAATGTGGACCGCAGCACCGAGCGTGTCATCCTCGACCACCTGGACAAGAACGCGCCCGAGCTGGCGACCGAAGTCCGCAAGCTCACCTTCACCTTCGACAACCTCATCCAGCTCGACGATCCGTCGATCCAGCGGGTGCTCCGCGAGGTGGACGCCAAGGATCTGGCGATGGCCCTGCGCGGGATCGCCGAGGAGCTGCGCGAGAAGATCTTCAAGAACCTCTCGACGCGGGCCGCCGAGATGCTGCGCGAGGACATGGCCGTCAGCGGCCCGGCCCGCATGCGGCAGGTCGAAGAGGCCCAGCAGCGGATCGTCGCCATCGTCCGACGCCTGGAGGAGTCTGGCGACCTGGTGATCCAGCGAGGCAACGACGATGTCCTGGTCTGA
- the fliE gene encoding flagellar hook-basal body complex protein FliE, whose protein sequence is MRTPSLGLNLPRVKPETEAPAVAPTTGNGAGAALEGFGQALNTAIQGLNESQSAADNASVSLAAGEPVDLHEVMLARETASLHFQLAVQVRNKLIEAYQDVMRMQV, encoded by the coding sequence ATGCGGACACCTTCGCTGGGCCTGAACCTGCCGCGGGTCAAGCCCGAGACTGAGGCCCCGGCCGTCGCGCCGACCACCGGCAACGGAGCTGGCGCTGCCCTGGAAGGGTTCGGCCAGGCGCTGAACACGGCGATCCAGGGGCTGAACGAGTCCCAGAGCGCCGCCGACAACGCCTCCGTGTCGCTGGCCGCCGGCGAGCCCGTCGACCTCCACGAGGTCATGCTGGCCCGCGAGACCGCGAGCCTCCACTTCCAGCTGGCTGTCCAGGTCCGCAACAAGCTGATTGAGGCGTACCAGGACGTCATGCGGATGCAGGTCTAG
- the flgC gene encoding flagellar basal body rod protein FlgC produces the protein MLEILKTAGSALTAQRLRMDVIASNLANAEATSTPEGGPYKRERVVFEPKLRDTMSKLGEQSSSIASGEATGGVVVRAIVKDDEDPRMVLDPTHPDADADGFVAYPNVDLVTEMTDMLSASRSYEANITIVNVAKSMAQRALDIGR, from the coding sequence ATGCTCGAGATCCTCAAGACCGCTGGCTCGGCGCTGACCGCACAGCGCCTGAGGATGGACGTCATCGCCAGCAACCTGGCGAACGCCGAAGCGACGAGCACGCCGGAAGGCGGCCCGTACAAGCGCGAGCGCGTCGTCTTCGAGCCGAAGCTCCGCGACACGATGAGCAAGCTTGGTGAGCAGTCCAGCTCCATTGCGAGCGGGGAAGCCACCGGCGGTGTCGTCGTGCGCGCCATCGTCAAGGACGATGAGGACCCCCGGATGGTTCTCGACCCGACGCACCCAGACGCTGATGCTGACGGGTTCGTCGCCTACCCGAATGTCGATCTGGTGACCGAGATGACCGACATGCTGTCGGCCAGCCGGTCGTACGAGGCGAACATCACCATCGTCAACGTCGCGAAGAGTATGGCCCAGCGAGCGCTGGACATCGGCCGCTAG
- a CDS encoding PhzF family phenazine biosynthesis protein, with amino-acid sequence MVSRAFKVVDAFSSRPLLGNPVAVVLDAEGLDDAAMQAIAQWTNLSETTFLLPPTQPGADYLLRIFNPAAELPFAGHPTIGSAHAALEAGRVQPHDGVIMMECGLGLVEIAVEGEGPARQLTLRLPPARVSALAADDVAELEAIIGHEIVRAVEPAIINVGAVWVVAQLPTVDSLLGLTPNFARSIDFERRLGVTGITLFAKRDGQGNDLEVRSFAPSCGVNEDPVCGSGNGSVAVFQAARGLLPRGGVRYEAKQGRCVGRDGTITVAVDAGGNVRLGGAAVTCVNGALEY; translated from the coding sequence ATGGTAAGCCGAGCATTCAAAGTCGTTGATGCGTTTTCATCCAGGCCACTGCTGGGGAATCCGGTCGCGGTGGTGCTGGATGCCGAGGGGCTCGATGACGCGGCCATGCAGGCCATCGCCCAGTGGACCAACCTGTCGGAGACGACGTTTCTGCTGCCGCCGACGCAGCCCGGAGCCGACTACCTCCTCAGAATCTTCAACCCCGCTGCTGAACTCCCGTTTGCCGGTCATCCGACGATAGGTAGCGCTCACGCCGCGCTGGAAGCGGGCCGGGTTCAGCCGCATGACGGCGTCATCATGATGGAGTGCGGGCTTGGCCTTGTCGAGATCGCCGTTGAGGGCGAAGGACCAGCGCGGCAGCTCACGCTGCGACTTCCGCCTGCCAGGGTCTCGGCTCTCGCGGCTGACGACGTTGCCGAGCTTGAAGCGATCATCGGTCATGAGATCGTACGGGCGGTGGAGCCGGCCATCATCAACGTCGGCGCAGTCTGGGTTGTGGCGCAATTGCCGACGGTGGACAGCTTGCTGGGACTCACGCCGAACTTTGCCCGGTCGATAGACTTCGAGCGGCGGCTAGGCGTGACCGGCATCACCCTGTTCGCAAAGCGGGACGGACAGGGCAACGATCTGGAGGTTCGGTCGTTCGCTCCGTCATGCGGCGTCAATGAAGACCCCGTCTGCGGGAGTGGAAACGGGAGCGTCGCCGTCTTTCAGGCAGCGCGCGGTCTGCTGCCACGCGGCGGCGTGCGGTACGAGGCGAAGCAGGGGCGGTGTGTCGGCCGCGATGGGACGATCACCGTTGCCGTGGACGCCGGCGGCAATGTCCGTCTCGGTGGGGCGGCAGTGACCTGCGTCAACGGCGCGCTGGAGTATTGA